In Thermodesulfobacteriota bacterium, one DNA window encodes the following:
- a CDS encoding acetyl-CoA acetyltransferase — translation MADGIKDKVAIIGMGCTRFGERWEAGSEDLMVEAFQEAIEDAGIDRKEIQAAWFGSCFDEVNVGKSAAPLSMALKLPFLPVTRVENFCATGSEALRGAAYAVASGACDIALALGCEKLKDTGYGGLPDMAILLGTKNRLIMPGLTAPGGFAMMATRYFAKYGIDPEEGKKILARISIKSHKNGVKNPKAHLRTEVTEEQVLKAPMIAWPLGLFDCCGVSDGAAAAILCRADMAKSFRPDPVRIKALQIAISSGEELMYTKWDGSYVETGFRCGARAYEEAGIKNPREELSLFEVHDCFSITELVTYEDLQISPRGKAGDDVRDGFFDLDGKIPCQSDGGLKCFGHPIGASGLRMMYEIYKQLQGKAGERQIKDPKIGLTHNMGGFPAMNLISVCIAGL, via the coding sequence ATGGCTGATGGTATAAAAGATAAGGTTGCTATTATAGGTATGGGTTGCACCAGGTTTGGTGAACGATGGGAGGCAGGTTCAGAAGACTTAATGGTGGAAGCATTTCAAGAAGCTATTGAGGATGCAGGGATTGACAGGAAAGAAATCCAGGCAGCCTGGTTTGGGTCGTGTTTTGATGAGGTAAACGTAGGAAAGTCCGCAGCACCGTTGAGTATGGCATTAAAGCTGCCTTTCCTGCCCGTTACCAGGGTTGAGAACTTCTGTGCCACGGGTTCCGAGGCCTTGCGCGGGGCTGCTTACGCTGTTGCTTCCGGCGCATGCGACATAGCCCTTGCGTTGGGTTGTGAAAAACTCAAAGATACAGGCTATGGAGGTCTTCCGGATATGGCTATCCTCTTGGGAACGAAGAACCGGCTGATCATGCCTGGGCTGACTGCACCCGGGGGATTTGCCATGATGGCTACAAGATACTTTGCCAAGTATGGTATCGATCCGGAAGAGGGGAAAAAGATACTGGCGAGGATATCTATAAAAAGCCATAAGAACGGGGTAAAGAATCCGAAGGCGCATCTGAGAACAGAAGTGACGGAAGAACAGGTCTTGAAAGCCCCAATGATCGCCTGGCCTCTAGGCCTGTTTGACTGCTGTGGAGTGAGTGACGGGGCTGCTGCAGCTATTTTGTGCCGTGCCGACATGGCGAAGAGTTTCAGACCCGATCCTGTCCGCATCAAGGCCCTCCAGATTGCAATAAGTTCAGGAGAGGAACTGATGTACACGAAATGGGATGGTAGCTATGTTGAGACAGGCTTCCGATGTGGAGCAAGGGCATATGAGGAAGCGGGGATAAAGAACCCCAGAGAAGAACTGAGTTTATTTGAGGTTCATGACTGCTTCTCTATTACTGAGCTTGTGACCTATGAAGACCTGCAAATATCACCCAGAGGCAAGGCAGGAGATGATGTTAGAGATGGGTTCTTCGACTTAGACGGGAAGATTCCCTGTCAGTCTGATGGTGGTTTGAAGTGTTTTGGTCACCCCATAGGGGCTAGCGGACTGAGAATGATGTATGAGATATACAAACAGCTTCAGGGAAAGGCAGGAGAAAGGCAGATAAAGGATCCCAAGATAGGGCTTACCCACAATATGGGTGGTTTTCCGGCTATGAATCTCATCAGTGTTTGCATCGCGGGTCTTTAG
- a CDS encoding OB-fold domain-containing protein — MVGITSYGAYIPRYRINRGIVYKAMGWLNPATYMPGEKAVANCDEDSITMAVAAGMDCLNGVDREKIDALYFATTTSPYKERQVAEIMATAFSLRSDIRTADFTTSVKAGTTAFLSAIDAVKAGSAKNVVVSASDCRVGKPGSAQEELFGDAAASLAVGDSGVIASFEGSHSVSYDFVDHWRGEGHVFDRQWEDRFIRDVGYKNFILEAISGLAKKCKLDVKDIAKVAYPCLYAADHKGIGKKLGLDPAKIQDPMIDKIGYTGTSNPFLLLVAALEDAKPGDNIVVASFGNGSDAILLKVTDEIEKVRGNIRGVKKHLATRRELNNYNKAISFRDTIPLEKGIRGEIIAATAISELWRSRRQIFGLCGSKCKSCGTPQFPAQRICVNPDCLAVDQMEDYLFSNRKGTLFTYTADNLAYSVNPPAIYGFVNFEGGGRFWFDMTDADLESVKVDMQVEMTFRRKYVDEQKGIHGYFWKMVPVIE; from the coding sequence ATGGTAGGTATAACCTCGTACGGTGCTTATATTCCAAGGTATCGGATAAACAGGGGAATTGTTTACAAAGCTATGGGTTGGTTAAATCCGGCAACTTACATGCCGGGGGAAAAAGCTGTGGCTAATTGTGACGAAGATAGTATAACCATGGCTGTGGCTGCGGGTATGGACTGCTTGAATGGCGTAGACAGGGAAAAGATAGATGCCCTCTATTTTGCTACTACCACTTCCCCGTACAAGGAGAGACAGGTTGCAGAGATAATGGCAACTGCTTTTTCTCTCCGATCGGACATACGAACAGCCGACTTTACAACCTCGGTTAAGGCAGGAACTACCGCCTTCCTTTCGGCAATTGATGCGGTAAAGGCAGGGTCAGCAAAGAACGTTGTAGTCTCTGCTTCCGATTGCCGCGTGGGCAAGCCGGGGAGTGCCCAGGAGGAACTCTTCGGCGATGCGGCTGCCTCTCTGGCGGTTGGCGACAGCGGGGTTATTGCTAGCTTCGAAGGCTCTCATTCAGTATCCTATGATTTTGTGGATCACTGGAGAGGCGAGGGGCACGTATTTGATCGCCAGTGGGAGGACAGGTTTATAAGGGATGTAGGCTATAAGAATTTCATTCTTGAGGCTATTTCCGGCCTAGCCAAGAAATGCAAACTGGATGTGAAAGATATAGCCAAAGTAGCCTATCCTTGTCTCTACGCGGCTGATCATAAGGGGATAGGGAAGAAACTGGGACTGGATCCGGCTAAGATACAAGATCCGATGATCGATAAAATAGGTTATACAGGGACGAGTAATCCGTTCTTGTTGCTTGTAGCTGCTCTTGAGGATGCGAAGCCGGGTGACAATATTGTTGTTGCCAGCTTTGGTAATGGTAGTGATGCTATATTGCTTAAGGTAACCGATGAAATAGAGAAAGTAAGGGGCAATATAAGGGGTGTTAAGAAACACCTTGCTACCAGGAGAGAACTAAACAATTACAACAAGGCTATCAGTTTCCGTGATACTATCCCTTTAGAAAAGGGGATTCGTGGGGAAATCATAGCAGCAACAGCAATATCAGAACTCTGGAGGAGCCGGAGACAGATATTTGGGCTATGTGGATCGAAATGTAAAAGTTGTGGCACTCCCCAATTCCCGGCACAGAGAATATGTGTAAATCCAGATTGTCTGGCGGTTGATCAGATGGAAGACTATCTTTTTTCCAACAGGAAAGGGACTCTCTTCACCTATACTGCGGACAACCTGGCATACAGTGTGAATCCACCGGCAATTTATGGTTTCGTGAATTTTGAAGGGGGTGGCAGGTTCTGGTTTGACATGACCGATGCAGACCTCGAATCTGTCAAGGTTGACATGCAGGTGGAGATGACTTTCCGCAGGAAGTACGTTGATGAGCAGAAGGGGATTCACGGTTACTTCTGGAAAATGGTTCCCGTTATAGAATAG
- a CDS encoding SDR family oxidoreductase, protein MALLEGKVAIITGSGRGIGKAIATLFAREGASVVINDLDPEPAEETAKEIRKMGVKAVAFPGSVTDKDFPGKLMDTTIKELGKLDILVNNAGYTWDSVIQKMTDEQWYAMIDIHATAPFRIIRAAAPYMREAAKEELKEGKRIHRKIVNITSVAGVYGNAGQVNYSAAKAALVGITKTMAKEWGAFNINVNVVAYGVIDTRLTGEKELVSKIKVGDKEIDVGIPKTSRDIMKSMIPLKRTGTPEEAAGPVLFLASPLSDYITGELLICSGGMAL, encoded by the coding sequence ATGGCACTTTTAGAAGGTAAGGTTGCTATCATCACGGGTTCTGGCCGTGGTATAGGGAAGGCGATAGCTACCCTCTTTGCAAGAGAGGGTGCATCTGTTGTAATAAATGATTTGGATCCTGAACCTGCTGAGGAAACAGCGAAAGAGATCAGGAAGATGGGGGTTAAAGCGGTAGCTTTTCCAGGCAGTGTAACCGATAAAGATTTCCCTGGAAAATTAATGGACACTACAATTAAAGAGCTGGGGAAACTGGATATCCTGGTTAATAATGCAGGATATACATGGGATTCAGTAATCCAAAAAATGACGGATGAGCAGTGGTATGCTATGATTGACATACATGCTACAGCTCCTTTCCGTATCATCAGAGCTGCTGCTCCATATATGAGAGAAGCAGCAAAGGAAGAACTCAAGGAAGGTAAGAGAATACACCGAAAGATAGTGAATATCACATCCGTTGCCGGTGTCTATGGAAACGCAGGTCAGGTAAACTATTCAGCAGCAAAGGCAGCCCTCGTTGGGATTACCAAAACAATGGCTAAGGAATGGGGAGCATTTAATATCAATGTCAATGTTGTTGCTTATGGTGTTATAGATACAAGATTGACAGGAGAAAAGGAACTGGTCTCAAAAATCAAGGTGGGAGACAAAGAGATAGATGTAGGTATTCCAAAGACTTCGAGGGATATTATGAAATCTATGATTCCATTGAAAAGAACGGGTACACCCGAAGAAGCTGCCGGACCTGTACTGTTTCTAGCGTCACCCCTTTCCGATTATATAACAGGTGAGCTTCTTATTTGCAGTGGCGGTATGGCGCTTTAG
- a CDS encoding MaoC/PaaZ C-terminal domain-containing protein, whose amino-acid sequence MGGKQVFFEDINVGDSMPNLVKEPITETQLVMYAGASGDFNPIHTVHSFGEKAGFGGVIGHGMLSMAMVGQALTDWLGNKALKKFGVNFRAVTKPKDVITVKGTVSNKYTKDGNNCIDIDLISENQRGETVIAGKATAALPSKS is encoded by the coding sequence ATGGGAGGAAAACAGGTATTCTTTGAGGACATTAATGTTGGGGACAGTATGCCAAACTTGGTCAAAGAACCCATTACAGAGACCCAGCTTGTTATGTATGCTGGGGCTTCTGGTGATTTTAATCCGATTCATACGGTTCATTCCTTTGGAGAAAAGGCAGGTTTCGGAGGGGTCATAGGGCATGGAATGCTCAGTATGGCTATGGTTGGCCAGGCACTTACGGATTGGCTGGGGAATAAGGCTTTAAAGAAATTTGGGGTCAACTTCAGAGCAGTTACGAAACCAAAGGATGTTATAACGGTTAAGGGGACTGTAAGTAACAAATATACAAAAGATGGAAACAACTGCATAGATATAGATCTGATTTCTGAGAACCAAAGGGGAGAAACGGTTATAGCTGGCAAAGCAACGGCTGCCCTGCCATCAAAGTCATAA
- a CDS encoding MaoC family dehydratase N-terminal domain-containing protein gives MIDKSVIGREYPEFSFEVEKGKIREFATAIGDKNPVYYDGKAAKEAGFEGLALPPTFPTVFSMAGGLLGMIVPDLKMNLVRVLHGGQEYEYLKPIKPGDTVTGKVKIANVFEKASKGGTMDFVVLECVYTNQNKEKVLVETMTLIERR, from the coding sequence ATGATAGATAAAAGCGTAATTGGAAGAGAGTATCCGGAATTCAGTTTTGAGGTGGAGAAGGGTAAAATAAGAGAGTTCGCAACGGCTATAGGAGACAAGAATCCCGTTTATTATGATGGAAAAGCTGCTAAGGAGGCAGGTTTTGAAGGATTAGCCCTTCCCCCGACATTTCCAACGGTCTTTTCTATGGCCGGGGGGTTGTTGGGTATGATTGTGCCCGACCTGAAGATGAACCTGGTGAGGGTGCTGCACGGTGGACAGGAATATGAGTATCTTAAACCTATTAAACCCGGGGACACTGTAACGGGGAAAGTTAAAATCGCCAATGTTTTTGAGAAGGCAAGTAAAGGCGGAACGATGGACTTCGTAGTTTTAGAATGCGTTTACACAAATCAGAACAAAGAGAAGGTTTTAGTAGAAACGATGACCCTGATAGAGAGAAGATAA
- a CDS encoding C-terminal binding protein, producing the protein MGFKIAQVFDIPMAPDYEKLIKGEGLDVEVVKKFCMSEDELIDTAHDADAIIGVATFQPFSRKVIEKLIRCRFIQSMGIGYDKLDVAAATEHGVLVANIPDYCLEEVSDHTMALILSCTRKIVKLNEFVKSGGWKSEPDPDMQKQIWPKMSRLKGQTLGLLGFGRIPRALVPKAKGFDMRIIVYDPYAPESILSELGVERMDLDQLLKESDVLSVHSALTTETKHMIGLNELKKMKPTAFIVNTARGPIIESKALYTALKEGIISGAAVDVTEQEPIAQDDPLLKLDNFIVTGHSGHFSIPAFLELTHRPAIEVARVLKGEWPVGWLNPEVKEKYIQKWGKT; encoded by the coding sequence ATGGGTTTTAAGATAGCTCAGGTCTTCGATATTCCTATGGCGCCAGATTATGAAAAGCTTATTAAAGGGGAAGGATTGGATGTTGAGGTGGTTAAGAAGTTTTGTATGTCCGAGGATGAACTCATCGATACAGCCCACGATGCCGATGCTATAATAGGGGTAGCTACTTTTCAGCCATTCTCCAGAAAGGTGATTGAAAAATTGATCAGGTGCAGGTTTATCCAGAGCATGGGAATTGGTTATGACAAGCTTGATGTAGCTGCAGCTACCGAACATGGCGTCTTGGTAGCCAATATACCTGATTACTGTCTGGAAGAGGTTTCAGACCACACTATGGCTCTTATCCTTTCCTGCACCAGAAAGATAGTCAAACTTAATGAATTTGTGAAAAGTGGAGGATGGAAAAGTGAACCTGACCCGGATATGCAAAAGCAGATATGGCCAAAGATGTCTCGGCTGAAAGGGCAAACTTTAGGGCTTCTCGGATTCGGTCGAATTCCAAGAGCCCTTGTTCCAAAAGCAAAGGGCTTTGATATGAGAATCATAGTTTATGATCCTTACGCACCTGAGAGCATTTTATCAGAATTGGGAGTTGAACGGATGGATTTAGATCAACTCCTCAAAGAATCAGATGTTCTGTCTGTTCACAGTGCTCTTACCACAGAAACAAAGCATATGATAGGATTGAATGAACTGAAAAAGATGAAGCCCACAGCCTTCATAGTCAACACAGCACGGGGGCCTATTATTGAAAGTAAAGCTTTGTATACAGCACTTAAAGAGGGTATAATCTCCGGGGCTGCTGTGGATGTTACGGAACAGGAACCTATTGCTCAGGATGACCCTTTGTTGAAGCTCGACAACTTTATTGTGACAGGCCATTCTGGTCACTTTTCGATACCGGCTTTTTTAGAACTTACCCACCGTCCGGCGATAGAGGTAGCCCGGGTTTTAAAGGGGGAATGGCCAGTTGGCTGGCTGAATCCCGAGGTAAAGGAGAAATACATTCAAAAATGGGGTAAAACTTAA
- a CDS encoding pyridoxamine 5'-phosphate oxidase family protein, which yields MAKMSKEVMDMFNDQGASKVLATVDKKGIVNVVPKGTLSALDDETVAFADIFGSKTNKNLEETKKATALSFKFPPAGYQVKGTFQGFQTSGPLFDQFAKNVKEKMKLDVKGVGTIKVDEVFTVNPRDAAKK from the coding sequence ATGGCTAAAATGTCAAAGGAAGTTATGGATATGTTTAATGATCAGGGTGCTTCGAAGGTATTGGCTACAGTAGACAAAAAAGGCATTGTGAATGTTGTTCCTAAAGGGACGTTGTCAGCGCTTGATGATGAAACCGTAGCCTTCGCAGACATATTTGGGAGCAAAACCAATAAGAATCTCGAGGAGACAAAGAAAGCTACTGCCCTGTCCTTTAAATTTCCGCCAGCAGGGTATCAGGTGAAGGGTACGTTTCAGGGGTTTCAGACCTCCGGCCCACTTTTTGACCAATTTGCAAAAAACGTAAAAGAAAAAATGAAATTGGATGTTAAAGGGGTTGGAACAATTAAAGTTGATGAGGTTTTTACTGTAAACCCCAGGGATGCAGCCAAGAAATAA
- a CDS encoding Zn-ribbon domain-containing OB-fold protein has product MEYKLTYNKYKEALMSGSFLGLKCNKCGGYTVPPKKVCIQCASEDMDIVNLSGKGEIKTYTVIRVPPEGFEAPYIVGMVELDEGPWIMGNIVDLDPDKAGMDLIGKKVSIGYKVVKGDKFSAGDGIALAFKLEG; this is encoded by the coding sequence GTGGAATACAAATTGACCTATAATAAATATAAAGAGGCGTTAATGAGTGGCAGTTTTTTAGGCCTTAAGTGTAACAAATGTGGTGGGTACACAGTCCCGCCCAAAAAGGTTTGTATCCAGTGTGCCAGTGAAGACATGGATATTGTTAATCTGAGTGGTAAAGGTGAAATAAAGACATATACTGTAATAAGAGTCCCGCCTGAAGGGTTTGAGGCTCCATATATTGTTGGTATGGTAGAGTTAGATGAAGGGCCGTGGATTATGGGTAATATTGTTGACCTTGATCCTGATAAAGCCGGTATGGACCTTATAGGCAAAAAAGTGTCAATCGGGTACAAGGTAGTAAAAGGCGATAAATTTTCTGCAGGTGATGGGATAGCATTGGCATTTAAATTGGAAGGTTAG
- a CDS encoding thiolase domain-containing protein produces the protein MREVAVVGVGMTQFGMSQKTQIEMFSEAAMDAITESNLEPKDIQALFLGNVLGDFEEGQMNMAPMCAADIGIPNVPATRFEGACASATVAMRNAYLWVASGFYDIVLVGGTEKAMAMGTPMATRTFAMGSDSRYEGFAGITFPGAFGMAAHLYSKKYGIPLQKLKEQMAMVAVKNHKNGVLNPKAQFRKEITVEKVLSGVVIADPLQLLDCCPFSDGAAALIFASADRAKELTKKPIYIAGVGQGSAGPLYTQKDFTRIKARETAVKQSYKQAGIGPKDIDVCELHDCFTIAEILASEGLGFFEFGKGSQAVEEGKTSIKGEIPINPSGGLKAKGHPIGATGAAQAYEIVKQLREECGERQIKGAKIGMIDTLGGDLATVCNMIFRR, from the coding sequence ATGAGAGAAGTAGCAGTAGTTGGAGTTGGCATGACTCAGTTTGGGATGTCACAAAAGACTCAAATTGAGATGTTCTCAGAGGCAGCAATGGATGCAATAACCGAGTCGAATCTGGAACCCAAGGACATCCAGGCGCTGTTCTTGGGGAACGTTCTTGGAGATTTTGAGGAAGGTCAGATGAATATGGCGCCTATGTGTGCAGCCGATATTGGGATACCGAATGTGCCTGCCACAAGGTTTGAAGGGGCATGTGCCTCTGCTACGGTGGCAATGAGGAATGCATATCTGTGGGTTGCATCTGGTTTCTATGACATAGTGTTAGTGGGGGGAACAGAGAAGGCGATGGCTATGGGAACCCCCATGGCTACCAGGACATTTGCTATGGGGAGTGATAGCCGTTATGAGGGATTTGCCGGTATTACCTTTCCAGGGGCATTCGGAATGGCAGCCCATCTTTATTCAAAGAAGTATGGAATTCCTCTTCAAAAGCTGAAAGAGCAGATGGCAATGGTTGCTGTGAAGAATCATAAGAATGGAGTGTTAAACCCTAAAGCCCAATTCAGGAAAGAGATAACAGTAGAGAAGGTTTTATCTGGTGTTGTAATTGCAGATCCTCTGCAATTACTTGATTGCTGCCCATTCTCGGATGGGGCGGCTGCCCTGATATTTGCCTCTGCCGATAGGGCAAAAGAGCTTACCAAGAAGCCTATTTATATCGCAGGAGTGGGGCAGGGATCAGCGGGTCCCCTCTATACTCAAAAGGATTTTACCAGGATAAAGGCAAGAGAGACAGCCGTCAAACAATCCTATAAGCAGGCAGGAATTGGACCAAAAGATATAGATGTTTGTGAGTTGCATGACTGTTTTACGATAGCAGAAATACTTGCATCGGAGGGTCTGGGCTTTTTTGAGTTCGGAAAGGGTAGCCAGGCCGTTGAAGAAGGTAAAACATCTATTAAAGGTGAAATACCTATAAACCCATCAGGTGGGCTGAAGGCAAAGGGACATCCCATTGGAGCTACCGGAGCTGCTCAGGCTTACGAGATAGTAAAGCAGCTGCGAGAAGAGTGCGGTGAGAGACAGATCAAAGGGGCAAAGATAGGTATGATAGATACCCTTGGCGGTGATCTTGCGACAGTATGCAATATGATATTCAGGAGGTAG
- a CDS encoding acyl-CoA dehydrogenase family protein: MQYDLTEEQEMIRQTVRKLAVDKVAPRAAEIDETEEYPWDILELLKENALMGADVPEAYGGMGSGPLALCIIIEELSKACASTGLIPAVQELGLLPILLGGSEEQKQKFLPKIASGEHLSACAITEPGAGSDVGSIQTRAVKDGDAYILNGTKIFITNGGIANVYSVFAKTDPNTEKSSRALSAFIVEKGSPGFSVGKHEKKLGIRGSDTTELIFEDCRIPAANLLGDEGMGFAICMKTLDFSRPGIAAQALGIAQGALDYAIGYAKERKQFGKPITTFQGIQFMLADMTTQVEAARQLLYKTASLLEKQAKDMSRLPAEVIRFSSMSKNFASDTAMKVTVDAIQVLGGYGYIREYPVERMMRDAKITQLYEGTNQIQRVVIANTLL, translated from the coding sequence ATGCAATACGATCTGACTGAAGAACAAGAGATGATCCGCCAGACAGTAAGGAAACTAGCGGTGGATAAGGTTGCTCCCAGGGCAGCCGAAATAGATGAGACAGAAGAATACCCGTGGGATATTTTAGAACTCCTCAAGGAAAACGCCCTTATGGGTGCCGATGTCCCCGAGGCATACGGTGGTATGGGATCAGGTCCCCTGGCATTGTGTATCATTATTGAAGAGTTATCGAAGGCATGCGCAAGTACCGGACTTATCCCTGCTGTTCAGGAATTGGGTTTGCTGCCAATCCTTTTAGGGGGTAGTGAGGAACAGAAACAAAAGTTTCTTCCAAAAATAGCCAGCGGAGAACACCTTAGTGCATGTGCTATAACCGAGCCAGGTGCAGGTTCCGATGTGGGAAGTATTCAGACAAGGGCAGTAAAAGACGGAGATGCATACATCCTGAATGGCACCAAGATATTTATTACAAACGGCGGTATTGCAAATGTTTACTCTGTCTTTGCCAAGACAGACCCCAATACAGAAAAGTCTTCCAGAGCTTTGAGTGCTTTTATCGTTGAAAAGGGGTCCCCCGGATTTTCCGTCGGCAAGCACGAGAAAAAATTGGGGATTAGGGGGAGTGATACAACAGAACTAATCTTTGAGGACTGCAGGATACCGGCTGCGAACCTTCTCGGTGACGAAGGGATGGGATTTGCAATCTGTATGAAGACGCTGGATTTCTCCCGACCGGGTATAGCTGCTCAGGCCCTTGGCATAGCCCAGGGTGCCCTTGACTATGCTATTGGATATGCGAAGGAGAGAAAGCAATTTGGCAAACCTATCACTACCTTTCAGGGTATACAGTTTATGCTGGCTGATATGACGACTCAGGTAGAGGCAGCAAGGCAGCTTTTATACAAAACAGCATCATTACTTGAAAAGCAGGCTAAGGATATGAGCAGATTGCCTGCTGAGGTCATTCGATTTTCATCCATGTCAAAGAATTTTGCTTCTGATACGGCCATGAAAGTCACTGTAGATGCCATTCAAGTTCTTGGTGGATATGGCTATATAAGAGAGTATCCTGTAGAACGGATGATGAGGGATGCAAAGATAACCCAGCTCTATGAGGGTACGAATCAGATTCAAAGAGTAGTTATCGCTAATACTCTGCTGTAA
- a CDS encoding enoyl-CoA hydratase-related protein, with protein MGREFVSYAVEEGIAVVTINHPPANALDKKTTCELDEVFDELAKNEDVKTVVLTGAGEKIFVAGADISLFPQLGQKEGERFSQELQGVFDKIEGLEKVVICAVNGMALGGGCELAMACDIRIASESAKFGQPEVNLGVIPGAGGTQRLPRLVSKGKAKELIFTGDMISASEAKEIGLVDRVAPKGETVSEAKNMAKKIMEKGPVAIKYAKKAIDEGVNMTLNEGQKLERKLFGELFKTEDQKEGAKAFLEKRKAQFKGR; from the coding sequence ATGGGTCGGGAATTTGTGAGTTATGCGGTCGAAGAGGGTATAGCTGTTGTTACTATTAACCATCCGCCGGCGAATGCACTGGATAAAAAGACCACCTGTGAACTGGACGAGGTTTTTGATGAATTGGCAAAGAATGAGGATGTAAAAACCGTTGTACTAACCGGGGCAGGGGAGAAGATCTTTGTGGCGGGAGCGGATATAAGTCTGTTCCCTCAACTGGGACAAAAAGAGGGTGAGAGGTTTTCTCAGGAACTCCAGGGGGTTTTTGACAAAATCGAGGGTCTTGAGAAAGTGGTTATCTGTGCAGTTAATGGTATGGCTCTGGGGGGAGGCTGCGAACTGGCTATGGCATGTGATATCAGGATTGCCTCTGAGAGTGCAAAGTTTGGACAACCAGAGGTAAACCTGGGCGTTATTCCGGGTGCAGGCGGTACCCAGAGGCTTCCAAGATTGGTATCGAAAGGTAAGGCGAAGGAACTCATATTTACCGGCGACATGATAAGTGCCTCTGAGGCAAAAGAAATCGGCCTTGTGGATAGGGTAGCCCCAAAAGGAGAAACCGTTTCAGAGGCAAAGAATATGGCAAAGAAGATTATGGAGAAAGGTCCTGTAGCTATAAAGTATGCTAAAAAGGCTATAGATGAAGGTGTTAATATGACCCTTAACGAAGGTCAGAAATTAGAGAGAAAACTCTTTGGCGAACTCTTTAAAACTGAAGATCAAAAGGAAGGGGCAAAGGCATTTCTAGAGAAGCGTAAGGCACAATTCAAGGGAAGATAA